Proteins encoded by one window of Carassius auratus strain Wakin chromosome 24, ASM336829v1, whole genome shotgun sequence:
- the LOC113042385 gene encoding TRAF2 and NCK-interacting protein kinase-like isoform X5, whose amino-acid sequence MTLMNDMSFLLSFSLQGRHVKTGQLAAIKVMDVTGDEEEEIKAEINMLKKYSHHRNIATYYGAFIKKNPPGMDDQLWLVMEFCGAGSVTDLIKNTKGNTLKEEWTAYICREILRGLTHLHQHKVIHRDIKGQNVLLTENAEVKLVDFGVSAQLDRTVGRRNTFIGTPYWMAPEVIACDENPDATYDFKSDLWSLGITAIEMAEGAPPLCDMHPMRALFLIPRNPAPRLKSKKWSKKFQSFIESCLVKNHNQRPSTEQLMKHPFIKDLPNERQVRIQLKDHIDRTKKKRGERDETEYEYSGSEEEEEERDIGEPSSIINVPGESTLRRDFLRLQLANKERSEALRRQQLEQQQNEEHKRQLLAERQKRIEEQKEQRRRLEEQQRRERELRKQQEREQRRRYEEMEQLRREEERRHAEREQEYIRRQLEEEQRQLEILQQQLLQEQALLLEYKRKQIEEQRQAERLQRQLQQERAYLVSLQQQQQEPRPADKKQLYHYKDSVNPSDKPAWAKEVEERSKLNRQSSPAIQHKVANRISDPSLPPRSESFSSGGIQQARTPPMHRPVEPQIAHLVSVKSHGSSMTGSQSLHDQSSQGVSAFQEGLSPHRPPMPRQNSDPTSENPAPPPRITSRDEKFDRSSWLRQEDDVPPKVPQRTTSISPALVRKNSPGNGPGGLGPRTGAHLIRASNPDLRIPMESALQRTSSGSSSSSSTPSSQGSSSERNRVGGSSKPEGSPAVSQESKPKTQEENREVTRPSRPADLTALAKELRELRTNEETNRPPRKVTDYSSSSEESESSEDEDGEGGAHDGTVPVSDIPRIMPSAGQGGTDSLVNQEDSHASDSFGNNSQDSALMMRETFWESKLGHAESNGFPGNSNLPDLVQQSHLPGEGPGRLSSGLDLDSVAEFGMGSGSKASFTPFVDPRVYQTSPTEDDEDNPASAHFADEHLRLEQEQEQARLNEARKISVVNVNPTNIRPHSDTPEIRKYKKRFNSEILCAALWGVNLLVGTENGLMLLDRSGQGKVYNLINRRRFQQMEVLEGLNVLVTISGKKNKLRVYYLSWLRNRILHNDPEVEKKQGWITVGDLEGCVHYKVVKYERIKFLVIALKNSVEIYAWAPKPYHKFMAFKSFTDLQHKPLLVDLTVEEGQRLKVIYGSSVGFHVIDVDSGNPYDIYIPSHIQGSVTPHAIVVLPKTDGMEMLLCYEDEGVYVNTYGRITKDVVLQWGEMPTSVAYIHSNQIMGWGEKAIEIRSVETGHLDGVFMHKRAQRLKFLSERNDKVFFASVRSGGSSQVFFMTLNRNSMMNW is encoded by the exons AGGAGTGGACGGCCTACATCTGCAGAGAGATCCtcagg GGTCTGACCCACTTGCATCAACATAAGGTCATTCATCGTGATATCAAAGGTCAGAACGTTTTGCTCACGGAAAATGCGGAAGTCAAACTAG TTGATTTTGGTGTGAGTGCACAGTTGGACCGTACCGTGGGTAGGAGGAACACTTTTATTGGCACTCCGTATTGGATGGCTCCAGAGGTCATAGCCTGTGATGAGAACCCAGACGCCACATATGACTTCAAG AGCGATCTGTGGTCGCTGGGAATTACGGCTATTGAGATGGCAGAAGGAGCGCCTC CGCTGTGCGATATGCATCCGATGCGAGCGCTTTTCCTCATACCCAGAAACCCAGCGCCTCGTCTCAAGTCTAAGAAGTG GTCTAAAAAGTTCCAGTCGTTCATTGAGAGCTGTTTAGTGAAGAATCACAACCAGAGACCCAGTACTGAACAGCTCATGAAACATCCCTTCATCAAAGACCTTCCCAACGAGAGACAGGTCCGAATCCAGCTCAAAGACCACATTGACCGGACCaaaaagaagagaggagagaggg acgAGACCGAGTATGAGTACAGTGGaagtgaagaggaggaggaagagcgaGACATAGGAGAGCCGAG CTCTATCATAAACGTCCCTGGGGAATCGACCCTGAGGCGGGACTTCCTGCGTCTGCAGTTGGCCAATAAGGAGCGCTCCGAAGCCCTTAGGAGACAACAGCTAGAACAGCAACAGAACGAGGAACACAAGCGCCAACTACTGGCAGAGAGGCAGAAGCGCATTGAGGAGCAGAAGGAGCAAAGGAGGAGACTAGAGGAG CAACAGCGACGGGAGAGAGAGCTCCGGAAACAGCAGGAGAGAGAGCAGAGGCGGCGCTATGAGGAGATGGAGCAGCTccggagagaggaagagaggaggcATGCTGAGAGGGAGCAg GAATATATCCGCCGGCAGTTAGAAGAAGAACAAAGGCAGCTGGAGATTCTTCAACAGCAGCTCCTCCAAGAACAAGCTCTTCTCCTG GAATACAAACGGAAGCAGATAGAGGAGCAGCGGCAGGCTGAGCGGTTACAGCGACAGCTGCAGCAGGAAAGGGCCTACCTTGTTTCACTGCAGCAACAGCAACAAGAGCCACGGCCTGCGGACAAAAAGCAACTGTACCACTACAAAGACTCAGTCAACCCCAGTGACAAACCGGCCTGGGCTAAAGAG GTTGAGGAACGCTCCAAGCTAAACCGCCAGAGCTCTCCGGCTATCCAGCACAAAGTGGCCAACCGTATTTCCGACCCGTCCCTGCCTCCCCGCTCAGAGTCCTTCAGCAGTGGAGGCATTCAGCAGGCCCGGACGCCTCCCATGCACCGCCCGGTAGAGCCTCAG ATCGCGCACCTGGTCTCTGTGAAGTCCCATGGGTCTTCCATGACAGGATCCCAGTCGCTGCATGATCAATCCTCTCAGGGCGTCTCAGCCTTCCAAGAGGGTCTGTCACCTCACCGACCACCGATGCCTCGGCAGAACTCTGACCCCACATCAGAAAACCCCGCCCCACCACCTCGCATTACCAGCCGAGATGAGAAGTTTGACCGTAGCTCTTGGCTGAGACAGGAAGATGACGTCCCTCCAAAG GTGCCCCAAAGGACCACTTCCATTTCCCCTGCACTGGTGAGAAAAAATTCTCCAGGGAATGGACCAGGAGGACTGGGACCGAGAACCGGAGCACATCTGATCCGAGCCAG TAACCCAGACCTGCGTATTCCCATGGAGTCGGCTCTCCAGAGAACCAGCAGTGGTAGTTCTTCCAGTTCTAGCACGCCCAGCTCTCAGGGCAGCTCCAGCGAGAGGAACCGGGTGGGAG GCTCCAGTAAACCTGAGGGATCCCCGGCAGTGTCCCAAGAATCCAAGCCCAAAACCCAGGAGGAGAACAGGGAGGTGACCAGACCCAGCCGACCAGCG GACCTCACTGCTCTGGCCAAAGAACTTCGTGAGCTGCGAACCAATGAGGAAACCAACCGGCCTCCCAGGAAAGTGACAGATTATTCCTCATCCAGTGAGGAATCAGAAAgcagtgaggatgaggatggagaAGGCGGGGCTCATGATGGAACTGTTCCCGTTAGTGATATTCCTCGCATCAT GCCTTCTGCTGGCCAGGGTGGCACCGATTCACTGGTCAACCAGGAGGATTCTCATGCCAGTGATTCATTTGGCAATAATTCACAAGACAGTGCCCTGATGATGCGAGAG ACGTTTTGGGAAAGCAAGCTCGGTCATGCCGAGAGCAATGGTTTCCCCGGTAACTCCAATCTGCCTGATCTAGTGCAGCAAAGCCACTTGCCTGGCGAGGGCCCTGGGCGGCTTTCTAGTGGGCTGGACCTGGACTCTGTGGCTGAA TTTGGGATGGGGAGCGGGTCCAAAGCCTCCTTCACTCCTTTTGTGGACCCACGAGTGTATCAGACCTCCCCCACAGAGGACGATGAGGACAACCCTGCCTCAG CTCATTTTGCAGATGAACACCTCCGGCTGGAGCAGGAACAGGAACAAGCTCGACTAAATGAGGCTCGGAAAATATCTGTTGTTAATGTCAATCCCACCAATATCAGGCCACACAGTGACACACCGGAAATCCGCAAGTACAAGAAGCGTTTCAACTCTGAGATCCTGTGTGCGGCACTATGGG GAGTGAATCTGTTGGTAGGAACAGAAAATGGGCTCATGTTACTAGATCGCAGCGGTCAGGGCAAAGTCTACAATCTGATCAACCGCAGGCGCTTTCAGCAGATGGAAGTTCTGGAGGGTCTCAATGTCCTGGTCACCATATCAG GCAAAAAGAATAAACTGAGGGTCTACTATCTGTCATGGCTTAGAAACAGGATACTTCACAATGACCCTGAGgtagaaaaaaaacaaggatGGATTACCGTTGGTGACCTAGAGGGATGTGTCCATTATAAAGTCG TCAAATATGAGAGGATTAAGTTCTTGGTGATTGCATTGAAGAATTCAGTGGAGATTTATGCCTGGGCTCCCAAACCCTACCACAAATTCATGGCATTCAAG TCTTTCACAGATCTTCAGCACAAGCCTCTGCTTGTGGACCTGACGGTGGAGGAGGGTCAGCGGTTAAAGGTTATCTATGGCTCCAGCGTTGGTTTTCACGTGATAGATGTCGACTCTGGGAATCCGTACGATATCTACATTCCGTCCCAC ATTCAGGGCAGTGTTACCCCTCACGCCATTGTGGTGCTTCCCAAGACTGACGGCATGGAGATGCTTCTGTGTTATGAAGATGAgggagtctatgtgaacacataCGGCAGAATCACTAAAGACGTGGTGCTCCAGTGGGGAGAGATGCCCACCTCTGTTG CCTACATCCACTCCAACCAGATCATGGGCTGGGGAGAGAAAGCCATTGAGATCCGCTCCGTGGAAACGGGACACCTCGACGGAGTTTTCATGCACAAGCGAGCACAGCGATTGAAGTTCCTTTCGGAGAGAAACGATAAA GTGTTCTTTGCCTCAGTCAGATCAGGAGGCAGCAGCCAAGTTTTCTTCATGACCTTGAACAGAAACTCCATGATGAATTGGTAA
- the LOC113042385 gene encoding TRAF2 and NCK-interacting protein kinase-like isoform X4 produces the protein MTLMNDMSFLLSFSLQGRHVKTGQLAAIKVMDVTGDEEEEIKAEINMLKKYSHHRNIATYYGAFIKKNPPGMDDQLWLVMEFCGAGSVTDLIKNTKGNTLKEEWTAYICREILRGLTHLHQHKVIHRDIKGQNVLLTENAEVKLVDFGVSAQLDRTVGRRNTFIGTPYWMAPEVIACDENPDATYDFKSDLWSLGITAIEMAEGAPPLCDMHPMRALFLIPRNPAPRLKSKKWSKKFQSFIESCLVKNHNQRPSTEQLMKHPFIKDLPNERQVRIQLKDHIDRTKKKRGERDETEYEYSGSEEEEEERDIGEPSSIINVPGESTLRRDFLRLQLANKERSEALRRQQLEQQQNEEHKRQLLAERQKRIEEQKEQRRRLEEQQRRERELRKQQEREQRRRYEEMEQLRREEERRHAEREQEYIRRQLEEEQRQLEILQQQLLQEQALLLEYKRKQIEEQRQAERLQRQLQQERAYLVSLQQQQQEPRPADKKQLYHYKDSVNPSDKPAWAKEVMERAQGSSPRIPPKKHHSFNSSGEKRVGQLLPLDKSSSNQPTRPPSYPAASHSREIELAEPQLRIVSGPNVPRVRVSCEPDPSQLVRMVQQHLEQESRGRNPGHSNKGADNERDLYAKVSKVSKVEERSKLNRQSSPAIQHKVANRISDPSLPPRSESFSSGGIQQARTPPMHRPVEPQIAHLVSVKSHGSSMTGSQSLHDQSSQGVSAFQEGLSPHRPPMPRQNSDPTSENPAPPPRITSRDEKFDRSSWLRQEDDVPPKVPQRTTSISPALVRKNSPGNGPGGLGPRTGAHLIRASNPDLRIPMESALQRTSSGSSSSSSTPSSQGSSSERNRVGGSSKPEGSPAVSQESKPKTQEENREVTRPSRPADLTALAKELRELRTNEETNRPPRKVTDYSSSSEESESSEDEDGEGGAHDGTVPVSDIPRIMPSAGQGGTDSLVNQEDSHASDSFGNNSQDSALMMRETFWESKLGHAESNGFPGNSNLPDLVQQSHLPGEGPGRLSSGLDLDSVAEFGMGSGSKASFTPFVDPRVYQTSPTEDDEDNPASAHFADEHLRLEQEQEQARLNEARKISVVNVNPTNIRPHSDTPEIRKYKKRFNSEILCAALWGVNLLVGTENGLMLLDRSGQGKVYNLINRRRFQQMEVLEGLNVLVTISGKKNKLRVYYLSWLRNRILHNDPEVEKKQGWITVGDLEGCVHYKVVKYERIKFLVIALKNSVEIYAWAPKPYHKFMAFKSFTDLQHKPLLVDLTVEEGQRLKVIYGSSVGFHVIDVDSGNPYDIYIPSHPTSTPTRSWAGERKPLRSAPWKRDTSTEFSCTSEHSD, from the exons AGGAGTGGACGGCCTACATCTGCAGAGAGATCCtcagg GGTCTGACCCACTTGCATCAACATAAGGTCATTCATCGTGATATCAAAGGTCAGAACGTTTTGCTCACGGAAAATGCGGAAGTCAAACTAG TTGATTTTGGTGTGAGTGCACAGTTGGACCGTACCGTGGGTAGGAGGAACACTTTTATTGGCACTCCGTATTGGATGGCTCCAGAGGTCATAGCCTGTGATGAGAACCCAGACGCCACATATGACTTCAAG AGCGATCTGTGGTCGCTGGGAATTACGGCTATTGAGATGGCAGAAGGAGCGCCTC CGCTGTGCGATATGCATCCGATGCGAGCGCTTTTCCTCATACCCAGAAACCCAGCGCCTCGTCTCAAGTCTAAGAAGTG GTCTAAAAAGTTCCAGTCGTTCATTGAGAGCTGTTTAGTGAAGAATCACAACCAGAGACCCAGTACTGAACAGCTCATGAAACATCCCTTCATCAAAGACCTTCCCAACGAGAGACAGGTCCGAATCCAGCTCAAAGACCACATTGACCGGACCaaaaagaagagaggagagaggg acgAGACCGAGTATGAGTACAGTGGaagtgaagaggaggaggaagagcgaGACATAGGAGAGCCGAG CTCTATCATAAACGTCCCTGGGGAATCGACCCTGAGGCGGGACTTCCTGCGTCTGCAGTTGGCCAATAAGGAGCGCTCCGAAGCCCTTAGGAGACAACAGCTAGAACAGCAACAGAACGAGGAACACAAGCGCCAACTACTGGCAGAGAGGCAGAAGCGCATTGAGGAGCAGAAGGAGCAAAGGAGGAGACTAGAGGAG CAACAGCGACGGGAGAGAGAGCTCCGGAAACAGCAGGAGAGAGAGCAGAGGCGGCGCTATGAGGAGATGGAGCAGCTccggagagaggaagagaggaggcATGCTGAGAGGGAGCAg GAATATATCCGCCGGCAGTTAGAAGAAGAACAAAGGCAGCTGGAGATTCTTCAACAGCAGCTCCTCCAAGAACAAGCTCTTCTCCTG GAATACAAACGGAAGCAGATAGAGGAGCAGCGGCAGGCTGAGCGGTTACAGCGACAGCTGCAGCAGGAAAGGGCCTACCTTGTTTCACTGCAGCAACAGCAACAAGAGCCACGGCCTGCGGACAAAAAGCAACTGTACCACTACAAAGACTCAGTCAACCCCAGTGACAAACCGGCCTGGGCTAAAGAG GTGATGGAGAGAGCTCAGGGTAGCTCCCCTCGAATCCCTCCCAAGAAGCACCATTCGTTTAACAGTTCTGGAGAAAAACGTGTCGGCCAACTCCTTCCTCTTGACAAGAGCTCCTCTAATCAGCCCACGAGGCCCCCCTCCTACCCAGCAGCCTCCCACTCGAGAGAAATAGAGCTGGCCGAGCCTCAGCTCAGGATAGTCAGTGGGCCAAACGTTCCTAGAGTCCGTGTGTCTTGCGAGCCAGATCCATCCCAGCTGGTCAGGATGGTCCAGCAGCATCTTGAGCAAGAGTCCCGGGGCCGCAATCCCGGACACTCCAACAAAGGGGCTGATAATGAGAGAGACTTGTATGCAAAGGTCTCGAAGGTCTCAAAG GTTGAGGAACGCTCCAAGCTAAACCGCCAGAGCTCTCCGGCTATCCAGCACAAAGTGGCCAACCGTATTTCCGACCCGTCCCTGCCTCCCCGCTCAGAGTCCTTCAGCAGTGGAGGCATTCAGCAGGCCCGGACGCCTCCCATGCACCGCCCGGTAGAGCCTCAG ATCGCGCACCTGGTCTCTGTGAAGTCCCATGGGTCTTCCATGACAGGATCCCAGTCGCTGCATGATCAATCCTCTCAGGGCGTCTCAGCCTTCCAAGAGGGTCTGTCACCTCACCGACCACCGATGCCTCGGCAGAACTCTGACCCCACATCAGAAAACCCCGCCCCACCACCTCGCATTACCAGCCGAGATGAGAAGTTTGACCGTAGCTCTTGGCTGAGACAGGAAGATGACGTCCCTCCAAAG GTGCCCCAAAGGACCACTTCCATTTCCCCTGCACTGGTGAGAAAAAATTCTCCAGGGAATGGACCAGGAGGACTGGGACCGAGAACCGGAGCACATCTGATCCGAGCCAG TAACCCAGACCTGCGTATTCCCATGGAGTCGGCTCTCCAGAGAACCAGCAGTGGTAGTTCTTCCAGTTCTAGCACGCCCAGCTCTCAGGGCAGCTCCAGCGAGAGGAACCGGGTGGGAG GCTCCAGTAAACCTGAGGGATCCCCGGCAGTGTCCCAAGAATCCAAGCCCAAAACCCAGGAGGAGAACAGGGAGGTGACCAGACCCAGCCGACCAGCG GACCTCACTGCTCTGGCCAAAGAACTTCGTGAGCTGCGAACCAATGAGGAAACCAACCGGCCTCCCAGGAAAGTGACAGATTATTCCTCATCCAGTGAGGAATCAGAAAgcagtgaggatgaggatggagaAGGCGGGGCTCATGATGGAACTGTTCCCGTTAGTGATATTCCTCGCATCAT GCCTTCTGCTGGCCAGGGTGGCACCGATTCACTGGTCAACCAGGAGGATTCTCATGCCAGTGATTCATTTGGCAATAATTCACAAGACAGTGCCCTGATGATGCGAGAG ACGTTTTGGGAAAGCAAGCTCGGTCATGCCGAGAGCAATGGTTTCCCCGGTAACTCCAATCTGCCTGATCTAGTGCAGCAAAGCCACTTGCCTGGCGAGGGCCCTGGGCGGCTTTCTAGTGGGCTGGACCTGGACTCTGTGGCTGAA TTTGGGATGGGGAGCGGGTCCAAAGCCTCCTTCACTCCTTTTGTGGACCCACGAGTGTATCAGACCTCCCCCACAGAGGACGATGAGGACAACCCTGCCTCAG CTCATTTTGCAGATGAACACCTCCGGCTGGAGCAGGAACAGGAACAAGCTCGACTAAATGAGGCTCGGAAAATATCTGTTGTTAATGTCAATCCCACCAATATCAGGCCACACAGTGACACACCGGAAATCCGCAAGTACAAGAAGCGTTTCAACTCTGAGATCCTGTGTGCGGCACTATGGG GAGTGAATCTGTTGGTAGGAACAGAAAATGGGCTCATGTTACTAGATCGCAGCGGTCAGGGCAAAGTCTACAATCTGATCAACCGCAGGCGCTTTCAGCAGATGGAAGTTCTGGAGGGTCTCAATGTCCTGGTCACCATATCAG GCAAAAAGAATAAACTGAGGGTCTACTATCTGTCATGGCTTAGAAACAGGATACTTCACAATGACCCTGAGgtagaaaaaaaacaaggatGGATTACCGTTGGTGACCTAGAGGGATGTGTCCATTATAAAGTCG TCAAATATGAGAGGATTAAGTTCTTGGTGATTGCATTGAAGAATTCAGTGGAGATTTATGCCTGGGCTCCCAAACCCTACCACAAATTCATGGCATTCAAG TCTTTCACAGATCTTCAGCACAAGCCTCTGCTTGTGGACCTGACGGTGGAGGAGGGTCAGCGGTTAAAGGTTATCTATGGCTCCAGCGTTGGTTTTCACGTGATAGATGTCGACTCTGGGAATCCGTACGATATCTACATTCCGTCCCAC CCTACATCCACTCCAACCAGATCATGGGCTGGGGAGAGAAAGCCATTGAGATCCGCTCCGTGGAAACGGGACACCTCGACGGAGTTTTCATGCACAAGCGAGCACAGCGATTGA